From one Cupriavidus sp. P-10 genomic stretch:
- a CDS encoding NAD(P)-binding domain-containing protein, with product MISTTDTAIIGAGPYGLSISAHLSHLGVPHQVLGEPMLAWRNFMPPGMLMRSEAFASDLYAPLAGYRLEDYSRRMHLPYAPIGMRLPLERFVEYGLWFQSQLVSHVRPVEVTELRRQDGGFRVSLSDGGALLARRAVIALGLKGFEHMPPALQGLPRPQVLHSGEIGNLMWARGKRIVIVGGGQSALGLAALFNELGAHVRVLVRDSIITWNKDPEVDRSLVSRVLNPEGGLAQGWYPYVLSEFPSLFRPLGQRLRRRIAETSFGPSGAWWLRDRVVGKVDIRMQTTVRRGAVRNGEVVLEVSSESGPSTVTGDHVVVATGFRVDLAKHPFLSPDIVAGLSLVDGWPDVSRNFESRVPGLYVTGPATAMSFGPVLRFVYGAKFAAPRIAQHVSRRHAGEGGSRHIEPHGVPQARAEGNPGALTHPPAAFQEAKLPAD from the coding sequence ATGATCTCGACCACAGATACCGCGATCATCGGGGCGGGCCCATATGGGCTGTCGATCTCGGCCCACCTGAGCCATCTTGGGGTACCTCACCAGGTGCTCGGCGAGCCGATGCTGGCCTGGCGCAATTTCATGCCGCCCGGGATGCTGATGCGCTCCGAGGCCTTCGCCTCGGACCTGTATGCGCCCCTTGCTGGCTACAGGCTGGAGGATTACAGCCGCCGCATGCACCTGCCGTATGCCCCGATCGGCATGCGCTTGCCGCTGGAAAGGTTTGTCGAGTACGGACTCTGGTTCCAGTCGCAGCTGGTCAGCCACGTGCGCCCGGTGGAAGTCACGGAGCTGCGCCGCCAGGACGGCGGCTTCCGCGTGTCCCTGAGCGACGGGGGCGCGCTGCTGGCGCGGCGCGCGGTCATTGCCCTCGGGCTCAAGGGGTTCGAGCACATGCCGCCTGCCCTGCAAGGGCTGCCCAGGCCGCAGGTCCTGCACTCCGGCGAGATCGGCAACCTGATGTGGGCGCGAGGCAAGCGCATCGTGATCGTCGGCGGCGGGCAGTCGGCCCTCGGCCTCGCAGCGCTGTTCAACGAGCTGGGCGCGCATGTCCGCGTGCTGGTCCGCGACAGCATCATTACCTGGAACAAGGATCCGGAAGTCGACCGCAGCCTGGTCTCGCGGGTGCTCAATCCCGAGGGCGGACTGGCCCAGGGCTGGTATCCGTACGTCCTTTCGGAATTCCCGTCTCTGTTCCGCCCGCTCGGACAGCGGCTGCGCAGGCGTATCGCCGAGACTTCGTTCGGACCCTCGGGCGCGTGGTGGCTGCGTGACCGCGTGGTGGGCAAGGTCGACATCCGGATGCAGACCACTGTCCGGCGTGGCGCGGTGCGCAACGGCGAGGTCGTGCTGGAGGTGAGCAGCGAGAGCGGCCCGTCAACCGTCACCGGCGACCACGTCGTCGTCGCCACCGGCTTCCGGGTCGATCTGGCAAAACATCCCTTCCTGTCACCGGATATCGTCGCCGGACTTTCGCTCGTCGATGGCTGGCCCGACGTGTCGCGCAACTTTGAATCCCGCGTGCCGGGCCTCTACGTCACCGGACCCGCGACGGCGATGAGCTTCGGCCCGGTGCTGCGCTTTGTCTACGGCGCCAAGTTTGCCGCGCCGCGCATTGCGCAGCATGTCAGTCGCCGCCATGCCGGGGAGGGCGGCAGCCGCCACATCGAGCCGCATGGCGTGCCGCAGGCCCGTGCCGAAGGCAACCCCGGCGCGTTGACGCACCCCCCGGCGGCGTTCCAGGAAGCGAAGCTCCCGGCCGACTAG
- the asnB gene encoding asparagine synthase (glutamine-hydrolyzing) has translation MCGLAGFLGGLPTPLADRAALLAAMARQIRHRGPDHGDTWCDPDKPFGLAHRRLAIVDLSAAGQQPMTAASGRYVIAYNGEIYNHLDIRAELERTGAAPRWRGHSDTETLLAGIDAWGADATVRRAQGMFAFALWDRQTGTLTLARDRLGEKPLYYGWQGTGQARTFLFGSELKALRRHPAFEGGINRDALCLFMRHNNVAGSHSIYQNVAKLPPAHLLTVSLRAPEPVLRPYWSGAAAALDGVRDPFTGTPEEAVDSLETLLREAVGRQMMADVPLGAFLSGGVDSSTVVALMQAQSSQPVRTFSIGFHNSDYSEAAYAKAVAQHLGTSHTELYVTPEHAMAVIPELPGSYDEPFADSSQIPTLLVSQLARRHVTVSLSGDAGDELFGGYNRYQITAELWQRLSRIPSPMRAAAAWGLTRFSPQRIDQLAATLPVASRWNNLGEKVHKGAGVMAARSSAELYRGMVSHWHHPETLVIGGTEPDTVLGALQPLGALTDVERMMALDMLGYLPNDILTKVDRAAMRHSLETRIPFLDHRVVEFAWRLPLACKVRKEAGGYTTKWVLRQVLDRYVPRTLIERPKMGFGIPIDAWLRGPLRPWAEDLLDERRLRQQGFLNPEPIRSRWAEHLSGRRNWQHPLWCVLMFQAWLAHERAQQPIIEDQACEAIA, from the coding sequence ATGTGCGGACTCGCAGGATTTCTCGGCGGCTTACCCACTCCCCTGGCCGACCGGGCGGCCCTGCTGGCCGCGATGGCCAGGCAGATCCGCCATCGCGGACCGGACCACGGCGACACCTGGTGCGATCCGGACAAGCCGTTCGGCCTGGCGCACCGGCGCCTGGCCATCGTCGATCTTTCCGCGGCCGGGCAGCAGCCGATGACGGCAGCCAGCGGCCGCTATGTGATCGCGTACAACGGCGAGATCTACAACCACCTGGATATCCGCGCCGAACTGGAGCGTACGGGGGCCGCGCCGCGGTGGCGGGGCCACTCCGACACCGAAACGCTGCTTGCCGGCATCGACGCGTGGGGCGCCGATGCCACCGTCAGGCGTGCGCAGGGCATGTTCGCGTTCGCGTTGTGGGACCGGCAGACGGGCACCCTGACACTGGCGCGCGACCGCCTCGGCGAGAAGCCGCTCTACTACGGCTGGCAGGGGACAGGCCAGGCCCGTACCTTCCTGTTCGGCTCGGAACTGAAGGCGCTGCGGCGCCATCCGGCATTCGAGGGCGGCATCAACCGCGACGCGCTGTGCCTGTTCATGCGCCACAACAATGTGGCCGGCAGCCATTCGATCTACCAGAACGTCGCCAAGCTGCCGCCGGCGCATCTGCTGACGGTCTCGCTGCGGGCCCCTGAGCCCGTGCTGCGCCCCTACTGGTCGGGCGCCGCGGCGGCGCTTGATGGCGTGCGGGATCCGTTCACCGGCACCCCCGAGGAGGCCGTGGACAGCCTGGAGACGCTGCTGCGCGAGGCGGTGGGCCGCCAGATGATGGCAGACGTGCCGCTCGGTGCCTTCCTGTCAGGTGGCGTCGATTCGTCGACGGTGGTGGCGCTGATGCAGGCGCAATCGTCGCAGCCGGTCCGCACCTTCTCCATCGGCTTCCACAATTCGGACTACAGCGAGGCCGCGTACGCCAAGGCGGTCGCGCAGCATCTCGGAACCAGCCACACGGAGCTATACGTCACGCCGGAACATGCGATGGCGGTGATCCCGGAATTGCCCGGCAGCTACGACGAGCCGTTCGCCGACTCCTCGCAGATCCCGACGCTGCTGGTCAGCCAGCTGGCGCGGCGCCATGTCACGGTGTCGCTGTCCGGCGACGCCGGCGACGAGCTGTTCGGCGGCTACAACCGCTACCAGATCACTGCCGAGCTGTGGCAACGGCTGTCGCGCATCCCCTCCCCGATGCGCGCCGCCGCGGCATGGGGACTGACGCGCTTCTCGCCGCAGCGCATCGACCAGCTCGCCGCCACGCTCCCCGTCGCCTCACGCTGGAACAATCTCGGCGAGAAGGTCCACAAGGGAGCCGGCGTCATGGCCGCGCGCTCGTCGGCCGAGCTGTATCGTGGCATGGTGTCCCACTGGCACCACCCGGAGACGCTTGTCATCGGCGGCACCGAGCCGGACACGGTGCTGGGCGCCCTGCAGCCCCTCGGCGCCCTGACCGATGTGGAGCGCATGATGGCGCTGGACATGCTGGGCTACCTGCCCAACGACATCCTGACCAAGGTCGACCGCGCGGCCATGCGGCACAGCCTGGAGACACGCATACCATTCCTGGATCACCGTGTGGTCGAGTTCGCCTGGCGCCTGCCGCTGGCCTGCAAGGTGCGCAAGGAAGCCGGCGGCTACACGACCAAATGGGTGCTGCGCCAGGTACTCGACCGCTATGTACCCAGGACGCTGATCGAGCGGCCGAAGATGGGTTTCGGCATCCCGATCGACGCATGGCTGCGCGGACCGTTGCGCCCCTGGGCCGAGGACCTGCTCGACGAGCGGCGCCTGCGCCAGCAGGGCTTCCTGAATCCGGAACCGATCCGCAGCCGCTGGGCCGAGCATCTGTCCGGGCGGCGCAACTGGCAGCATCCGCTGTGGTGCGTGCTGATGTTCCAGGCCTGGCTGGCGCACGAGCGCGCACAGCAGCCAATCATTGAAGACCAGGCCTGCGAGGCCATTGCTTAG
- a CDS encoding glucosamine inositolphosphorylceramide transferase family protein produces the protein MSCRFPEAAAPQGPVVVIVVTAHAPASWEASVIQRLRDSGASRIVVRALDAMRMPGMPGKPGDGTHAQQMGGPVTAVVDLTGELDPGWHGHAVEGVWRLCDRRGLPLGHPHHGLETHANGAGIVLELVAWKDSGVFLVDTARGYAEPCETVPRERLAIMGASLLDGALREIRALGSLAGRAAWQGRRVDPTAWQRLIWRTRALAAHAAIQFKGFVLVEHWMVGLVDMTFAEAVRAQRLPVRWLGTRMFSHCWADPFGVPGRRDEIYCEEVDLRQGLGRIIRLKLDAHDVPSGAGQVDLGLPGHLSFPYLFRHDSALYCVAESSQSRRCVLNRQDEAGGWQQVAVLLEDVEAVDPTIFEHDGRFWLLYTDVAMGQFDNVCLCYADSLLGPWQPHAQNPVRFDNGSARAAGSVVRDGGQLLRVAQVCESGYGQAIAVNRIVHCTPEFYREETVGCVSPKGDRLNPDGLHTMSDWGDRVVVDGKRYLFHAGSLWHRIVTRASRALRLPAPTRSPSREASRR, from the coding sequence ATGTCCTGTCGGTTTCCGGAGGCCGCCGCGCCGCAGGGCCCGGTCGTCGTGATCGTGGTGACTGCGCACGCGCCCGCAAGCTGGGAGGCATCTGTCATACAGCGCCTGCGGGATTCGGGCGCCAGCCGCATCGTCGTGCGCGCGTTGGATGCCATGCGCATGCCCGGCATGCCCGGCAAGCCCGGCGATGGCACGCATGCGCAGCAGATGGGCGGGCCGGTGACGGCGGTCGTCGACCTTACCGGCGAACTCGATCCGGGCTGGCACGGCCACGCCGTGGAGGGCGTGTGGCGCCTTTGCGACCGGCGCGGGCTCCCCCTGGGACATCCGCACCACGGCCTGGAGACGCACGCCAACGGCGCCGGCATCGTGCTGGAGCTCGTGGCCTGGAAGGACTCCGGCGTGTTCCTGGTCGACACGGCCCGTGGCTACGCCGAACCCTGCGAGACGGTTCCGCGCGAACGCCTTGCCATCATGGGCGCGTCGTTGCTCGACGGCGCGCTGCGCGAGATCCGAGCCCTGGGCAGCCTCGCAGGGCGCGCGGCGTGGCAGGGTCGCCGCGTGGACCCCACCGCATGGCAGCGCCTGATCTGGCGCACGCGTGCGCTCGCGGCGCACGCCGCGATCCAGTTCAAGGGGTTCGTGCTGGTCGAGCACTGGATGGTCGGGCTGGTCGACATGACGTTTGCCGAGGCCGTGCGCGCGCAGCGGCTGCCGGTGCGCTGGCTCGGCACCCGCATGTTTTCGCATTGCTGGGCCGATCCCTTTGGCGTGCCAGGCAGGCGGGACGAAATCTATTGCGAAGAAGTCGACCTGCGGCAGGGCCTCGGCCGCATCATCAGGCTGAAACTGGACGCGCATGACGTGCCGTCCGGCGCCGGGCAGGTCGACCTGGGGCTGCCGGGGCATCTGTCGTTTCCGTACCTGTTCCGCCACGACAGCGCGCTGTATTGCGTGGCCGAGTCATCGCAAAGCCGGCGCTGCGTGCTGAACCGCCAGGACGAGGCAGGCGGCTGGCAGCAGGTCGCCGTGCTGCTGGAAGACGTCGAGGCGGTCGACCCGACCATCTTCGAGCATGACGGCCGCTTCTGGCTGCTCTACACCGATGTCGCCATGGGGCAGTTCGACAACGTCTGCCTGTGCTATGCCGACAGCCTGCTCGGGCCATGGCAGCCGCACGCGCAGAACCCGGTCAGGTTCGACAACGGTTCGGCGCGCGCGGCCGGCTCGGTCGTGCGCGATGGCGGCCAGCTGTTGCGCGTGGCGCAGGTGTGCGAGAGCGGCTACGGGCAGGCCATCGCGGTCAACCGCATCGTGCATTGCACGCCGGAGTTCTATCGGGAAGAGACCGTGGGATGCGTCAGCCCCAAGGGCGATCGCCTCAACCCGGATGGCCTGCATACCATGTCAGACTGGGGCGACCGCGTCGTGGTCGATGGCAAGCGCTACCTGTTCCACGCAGGCTCGCTCTGGCACCGGATCGTGACCCGTGCCAGCCGTGCCTTGCGCCTGCCGGCGCCTACTCGAAGCCCATCTCGCGAAGCATCACGGCGTTGA
- the tviB gene encoding Vi polysaccharide biosynthesis UDP-N-acetylglucosamine C-6 dehydrogenase TviB — protein MDFSHAQVAIIGLGYVGLPLAVEFGKQQPVVGFDINTARIEELSSGHDATLEVSADELRGARHLRYSSDPDALKDCQVFIVTVPTPVDRAKRPDLTPLILASETVGKAMAAGAVVIYESTVYPGATEEICVPVLERHSGLKFNEDFFCGYSPERINPGDKEHRLPDIRKVTSGSTPEVSEAIDALYRKIIVAGTHRASSIRVAEAAKVIENTQRDVNIALMNELSLLFHKLDIDTLEVLKAAGTKWNFLPFRPGLVGGHCIGVDPYYLTHKAQEVGYHPQVILAGRRINDRMAIHVADEVVKLMLRRGIPVLGSRVLVLGLTFKENCPDVRNTKAVDIVTTLRGYNAEIDIYDPWINVEDAEAEYGLACLRHPPRHDHYDAIVLAVAHHQFVTMGVRAIKSFGKEHAVLFDVKGILPRSEVDGRL, from the coding sequence ATGGACTTCAGTCACGCACAAGTCGCCATCATTGGGCTGGGCTATGTCGGCCTGCCGCTCGCGGTGGAGTTCGGCAAGCAGCAGCCAGTCGTGGGCTTCGATATCAATACCGCGCGCATCGAAGAGCTGAGCTCCGGCCATGACGCCACGCTGGAGGTCAGTGCGGACGAACTGCGCGGCGCACGACACCTGCGCTACAGCAGCGATCCCGACGCACTGAAGGATTGCCAGGTCTTTATCGTGACCGTGCCCACGCCAGTGGACCGGGCCAAGCGCCCCGACCTGACACCGCTGATCCTGGCGAGCGAGACCGTGGGCAAGGCGATGGCGGCGGGCGCCGTGGTGATCTACGAATCGACCGTGTATCCGGGCGCTACCGAAGAAATCTGCGTGCCGGTGCTGGAGCGGCACAGCGGCCTGAAATTCAATGAAGACTTCTTCTGCGGCTACAGCCCGGAGCGCATCAACCCCGGCGACAAGGAGCACCGCTTGCCGGATATCCGCAAGGTCACCAGCGGCAGCACGCCCGAGGTCAGCGAAGCCATCGACGCGCTCTACCGGAAGATCATCGTGGCCGGCACGCACCGGGCCAGCAGCATCCGCGTGGCGGAAGCCGCGAAAGTCATCGAGAACACCCAGCGCGACGTGAACATCGCACTGATGAACGAACTCAGCCTGCTGTTCCACAAGCTGGATATCGACACGCTCGAAGTGCTCAAGGCCGCCGGCACCAAGTGGAACTTCCTGCCGTTCCGCCCGGGCCTGGTCGGCGGGCACTGCATCGGCGTCGACCCCTACTATCTCACGCACAAGGCGCAGGAGGTCGGCTACCACCCGCAGGTCATCCTTGCCGGCCGGCGCATCAACGACCGCATGGCGATCCATGTCGCCGACGAGGTGGTGAAGCTGATGCTGCGCCGGGGCATTCCGGTGCTCGGCAGCCGCGTGCTGGTGCTCGGCCTGACGTTCAAGGAAAACTGCCCGGACGTGCGCAACACCAAGGCCGTGGACATCGTGACGACGCTGCGCGGCTACAACGCCGAGATCGACATCTACGACCCCTGGATCAATGTCGAGGACGCCGAGGCAGAGTACGGGCTGGCATGCCTGCGCCACCCCCCGCGGCACGACCACTACGATGCCATCGTGCTGGCCGTCGCGCACCACCAGTTCGTCACCATGGGCGTGCGGGCGATCAAGTCCTTCGGCAAGGAGCACGCGGTGCTGTTCGACGTGAAGGGCATCCTGCCGCGCAGCGAGGTCGACGGACGCCTCTAG
- a CDS encoding acyltransferase family protein, giving the protein MQQFKPLTSLRLFLALWVLCRHWFHVYGAEGTFFNIGFTSTWFDHGYLGVDGFFILSGFILAYNYDPAPGKSISWKRFIVARIARIYPVYLVCLLSFAFAVIARDLLLHTHSVGAGGYTVSNFLREMLMLGAWRYAGESGWNDVGWSVSAEWFAYVFFPLFLLVAPRLNRTRILLASGIALAALAVVEVTSPEHLSLSGGVARLVPEFLLGVLLCRLREALPGHHGLAAGGLLAIGVCVLGVELGLDVLFVAGAAGLVFFLSYEKDVLTRLFSLRGLVFLGEISYCLYIVQRIPQYLFEFVRGRAMGVATLPGGVQAMLLLALTVSLAILLHLVIEKPMRAYINRRINGKALQARQLART; this is encoded by the coding sequence ATGCAACAATTCAAACCTCTTACGAGCCTGCGGCTGTTCCTGGCCTTATGGGTGCTGTGCAGGCACTGGTTCCATGTCTACGGAGCGGAAGGCACCTTCTTCAACATCGGCTTCACCAGCACCTGGTTCGACCACGGCTACCTCGGCGTCGACGGCTTCTTTATCCTCAGCGGCTTCATCCTCGCCTACAACTACGATCCGGCGCCGGGCAAGTCGATTTCGTGGAAGCGGTTCATCGTGGCGCGAATCGCCCGCATCTACCCGGTCTACCTTGTCTGCCTGCTCTCCTTCGCCTTCGCCGTGATCGCCCGGGATCTGCTGCTGCACACGCACAGCGTAGGCGCAGGCGGCTATACCGTGTCCAACTTCCTGCGGGAAATGCTGATGCTGGGCGCGTGGCGCTACGCGGGCGAGAGCGGATGGAATGACGTCGGCTGGTCAGTCAGTGCCGAGTGGTTCGCCTATGTGTTCTTCCCGTTGTTCCTCCTGGTAGCGCCACGGCTGAACAGGACCCGCATCCTGCTGGCCAGCGGCATCGCCCTGGCGGCGCTGGCGGTGGTGGAAGTCACCTCTCCCGAGCATCTGTCGCTGAGCGGCGGCGTGGCGCGGCTGGTTCCCGAGTTCCTGCTGGGGGTCCTGCTCTGCCGGCTGCGCGAAGCGCTGCCTGGCCATCATGGCCTGGCCGCCGGCGGCTTGCTGGCAATAGGCGTCTGCGTGCTCGGCGTCGAACTGGGCCTGGATGTCCTGTTCGTGGCCGGCGCCGCCGGGCTGGTGTTCTTCCTCTCCTACGAGAAGGATGTACTGACCCGCCTGTTTTCGCTGCGCGGCCTGGTGTTCCTCGGTGAGATCTCCTACTGCCTCTACATCGTGCAACGCATTCCCCAATACCTGTTCGAATTCGTGCGCGGCCGGGCGATGGGCGTGGCCACCCTGCCAGGGGGAGTGCAGGCGATGTTGCTGTTGGCGCTGACCGTCAGCCTCGCCATCCTGCTTCATCTCGTCATCGAGAAGCCGATGCGCGCCTATATCAATCGTCGGATCAACGGGAAGGCGCTGCAGGCCAGGCAGTTGGCCCGCACCTGA
- a CDS encoding NAD-dependent epimerase/dehydratase family protein, giving the protein MHETAYAHLKARLAATPRTWLITGVAGFIGSNLLEALLRLDQRVVGLDNFSTGHRRNLCEVESLVPPRQWANFQFIEGDIRNPDHCRNAMLFSAPARAGTPAGLHPVDFVLHQAALGSVPRSLEDPVSTHSVNITGFLNMLVAARDAQVKTFVYAASSSTYGDHPGLPKVEDLIGKPLSPYAVTKYANELYADVFHRCYGVHAVGLRYFNVFGPRQDPNGAYAAVIPKWIAALLRREAVCINGDGETSRDFCYVANAVQVNLLAATSEHREAASQVYNVAVGDRTTLTTLFELLRDGLLPYGVAASTEPVYRGFRAGDVRHSQADISKAQSLLGYEPTHRIRDGLAEAMRWYVQMQQALKA; this is encoded by the coding sequence ATGCACGAGACCGCCTACGCGCACCTCAAGGCCCGCCTGGCCGCCACGCCGCGCACGTGGCTCATTACCGGCGTCGCCGGATTCATCGGCAGCAACCTGCTGGAAGCCCTGTTGCGGCTTGACCAGCGCGTGGTCGGCCTGGACAATTTTTCCACCGGGCACCGCCGCAACCTGTGCGAGGTCGAGTCGCTGGTGCCGCCCAGGCAGTGGGCCAATTTCCAGTTCATCGAGGGCGACATCCGCAACCCCGACCACTGCCGCAACGCCATGCTGTTCAGTGCGCCGGCGCGCGCGGGCACGCCCGCCGGCCTGCATCCCGTGGATTTCGTGCTGCACCAGGCGGCGCTCGGCTCCGTGCCCCGCAGCCTGGAGGATCCGGTCTCGACCCACAGCGTGAATATCACCGGCTTCCTGAACATGCTGGTCGCCGCCCGCGACGCGCAGGTCAAGACCTTCGTCTACGCGGCCAGCAGCAGCACCTACGGCGACCATCCGGGCCTGCCCAAGGTGGAAGACCTGATCGGCAAGCCGTTGAGCCCCTACGCGGTCACCAAGTACGCCAACGAGCTGTATGCCGACGTCTTCCACCGCTGCTACGGCGTGCATGCCGTCGGCCTGCGCTATTTCAACGTGTTCGGCCCGCGCCAGGATCCGAACGGTGCCTACGCGGCCGTGATTCCGAAGTGGATTGCGGCCCTGCTGCGGCGCGAGGCCGTCTGCATCAACGGTGACGGCGAGACCAGCCGCGACTTCTGCTACGTCGCGAACGCCGTGCAGGTCAACCTTTTGGCCGCAACCAGCGAACACCGCGAGGCGGCCAGCCAGGTCTACAACGTCGCGGTCGGCGATCGCACCACGCTCACTACGCTGTTCGAGCTGCTGCGCGACGGGCTGCTGCCCTATGGCGTTGCCGCCAGTACCGAGCCGGTCTATCGCGGCTTCCGGGCGGGCGACGTGCGCCACAGCCAGGCCGACATCAGCAAGGCGCAGAGCCTGCTGGGATACGAGCCCACGCACCGCATCCGCGACGGGCTGGCCGAAGCGATGCGTTGGTACGTGCAGATGCAGCAGGCACTGAAGGCCTGA
- a CDS encoding carboxylate--amine ligase yields MMKSRLDAAEMPAAVVVGGELGGLGLVRSLSSQGIPVIVAETKHAAPALWSRHVRRHGVRSFVGRDFIDDMIALARRLGHRPVLFLTDEDAVHSVSEAREELSLWYRLRMPSAQGVRMLSSKAAFHRFAQDHDFPVPRTVILNGQFDVPQLASLRFPCVIKPDDKRQALSGDKERAIRVESLAEGQEHARAMLRTPGGIVAQEWIEGPQSNIYFTLFYRGKDDKAAAVFTGRKLACWPPDIGSTAVCVAAPEAHAELERITLDFARCAGFDGMGSMEYKWDDKHQRFVMIEPTVGRIDWQEEIATLCGVNIPLAAYRHELDLPDLPAATAQTGSVWRATFIRGAPGGLMPPGARTFDGYFRWDDPLPALHQYCLSPPLTRLRQWWSGWFPSNRREQVQQEQQ; encoded by the coding sequence ATGATGAAAAGCAGGCTCGATGCGGCAGAGATGCCCGCGGCGGTAGTCGTCGGCGGCGAACTCGGCGGGCTTGGACTAGTGCGGTCATTGTCGAGCCAGGGGATCCCCGTCATCGTGGCGGAAACGAAGCACGCCGCGCCGGCGCTGTGGTCCCGCCATGTCCGCCGGCATGGCGTTCGCAGCTTCGTTGGGCGCGATTTCATCGACGACATGATTGCGCTCGCGCGCCGGCTGGGGCACCGTCCCGTGTTGTTCCTGACTGACGAGGATGCCGTCCACAGTGTCTCCGAAGCGCGGGAGGAATTGTCGCTGTGGTACCGGCTGCGCATGCCGTCCGCGCAGGGCGTGCGCATGCTCAGCAGCAAGGCGGCGTTCCACCGCTTTGCGCAGGACCATGACTTCCCGGTGCCCCGCACGGTCATCCTGAACGGCCAGTTCGACGTGCCCCAGCTGGCTTCCCTGCGCTTTCCCTGCGTGATCAAGCCCGACGACAAGCGCCAGGCCCTGAGCGGAGACAAGGAACGCGCCATCCGCGTGGAATCGCTGGCCGAGGGGCAGGAGCACGCCCGCGCCATGCTGCGCACTCCCGGGGGCATCGTGGCGCAGGAGTGGATCGAAGGCCCGCAGAGCAATATCTATTTCACCCTCTTCTACCGCGGCAAGGATGACAAGGCGGCGGCCGTGTTTACCGGCAGGAAACTGGCGTGCTGGCCGCCCGATATCGGCAGCACCGCCGTTTGCGTCGCCGCGCCGGAGGCGCACGCCGAACTCGAACGGATCACGCTCGACTTTGCCAGGTGTGCCGGCTTCGACGGCATGGGCAGCATGGAGTACAAGTGGGACGACAAACACCAGCGCTTCGTGATGATCGAGCCAACCGTGGGGCGGATCGACTGGCAGGAGGAAATCGCCACACTGTGCGGGGTCAACATCCCGCTGGCGGCGTATCGCCATGAACTGGACCTGCCCGACTTGCCTGCGGCCACCGCCCAGACGGGCTCGGTCTGGCGCGCAACCTTCATCCGCGGAGCACCGGGCGGGCTGATGCCGCCCGGCGCGCGAACCTTCGACGGCTACTTCCGCTGGGATGACCCGCTGCCGGCCCTCCATCAATACTGCCTGAGCCCTCCGCTCACCCGCCTGCGTCAATGGTGGAGCGGCTGGTTTCCTTCCAATCGTCGCGAGCAGGTCCAACAGGAACAGCAATGA
- a CDS encoding glycosyltransferase family 4 protein produces MRFLMIASFGESLLNFRGPLIAALQEKGVEMHVAAPGLPAGAPVRTALESRGVIVHDVALERTGMNPLADARSLLGLHRLMRRVRPDSVMCYTIKPVIYGLLAAWLARVPRRFALITGLGYAFREDSGRSRLRAVVQRLYALALGRAHTTFFQNPDDEALFRRLDILPAGGRSCIVNGSGVDVGSFQVAPLPDDGPRFLLIARLLGDKGVREYAEAARRVRARRAGARFSLAGFIDASPDAIAQHELDAWIADGTVDYLGRLSDVRPAIAGCNVYVLPSYGEGTPRSVLEAMAMGRPVITTDAPGCRETVVDGDNGVLVPVKSVGALEQAMMQLIEDWERVVRMGQRSRQIAETKYDVHKVNAVMLREMGFE; encoded by the coding sequence ATGCGCTTCCTGATGATCGCCAGCTTCGGCGAGTCACTGCTCAATTTTCGCGGTCCGCTCATCGCTGCCTTGCAGGAAAAGGGCGTGGAAATGCATGTGGCGGCGCCGGGCCTGCCCGCGGGAGCGCCGGTGCGCACCGCGCTGGAGTCGCGCGGCGTGATCGTGCATGACGTCGCCCTCGAACGTACCGGCATGAACCCGCTGGCCGATGCGCGCTCGCTGCTCGGGCTGCATCGCCTGATGCGGCGGGTCCGGCCCGACAGCGTGATGTGCTACACCATCAAGCCGGTGATCTATGGCTTGCTGGCCGCCTGGCTGGCGCGTGTGCCGCGCCGCTTTGCGCTGATTACCGGGCTTGGCTACGCGTTCCGCGAGGACAGCGGCAGAAGCAGGCTGCGGGCGGTGGTGCAGCGGCTCTATGCGCTGGCCCTCGGCCGCGCGCATACGACCTTTTTCCAGAACCCCGACGACGAGGCGCTGTTCCGCCGGCTGGACATCCTGCCGGCTGGCGGGCGTTCGTGCATCGTCAATGGCTCCGGCGTGGACGTCGGCAGCTTCCAGGTGGCCCCCCTGCCCGACGACGGCCCGCGCTTCCTGCTGATCGCGCGGCTGCTTGGCGACAAGGGCGTGCGCGAATATGCCGAGGCCGCGCGGCGGGTTCGGGCCCGCCGCGCCGGCGCACGCTTCAGCCTGGCGGGCTTTATCGATGCCAGTCCCGATGCCATCGCCCAGCACGAGCTGGACGCGTGGATCGCGGACGGCACCGTCGACTATCTCGGGCGCCTGTCGGATGTCCGGCCCGCCATTGCCGGCTGCAACGTCTATGTGCTGCCCTCGTACGGCGAAGGCACGCCGCGCTCCGTGCTCGAAGCGATGGCAATGGGCCGCCCGGTCATCACCACGGACGCCCCAGGCTGCCGCGAAACCGTGGTCGACGGCGACAACGGCGTGCTGGTCCCGGTCAAGTCCGTCGGCGCGCTGGAGCAGGCCATGATGCAGCTGATCGAGGACTGGGAGCGCGTCGTGCGCATGGGCCAACGGTCCCGCCAGATCGCCGAGACCAAGTACGACGTGCACAAGGTCAACGCCGTGATGCTTCGCGAGATGGGCTTCGAGTAG